Proteins from one Sphingomonas sp. HF-S4 genomic window:
- a CDS encoding CocE/NonD family hydrolase produces the protein MKTLLVLLAGTALVTASAATAQQAQPFNDIPAKFTPPEQPGDFIKREVMIPMRDGVKLYTVLVIPKGAKNAPILFTRTPYNAAGRVKRTESTTMLSALPEGDEVFVKDGYIRVFQDIRGKYKSEGDYVITRPPVGPLNPTKVDHTTDAWDSIDWLVKNTPESNGKVGMLGSSYEGFTVVMALLNPHPALKVTAPESPMIDGWMGDDWFHHGAFRLANIGWIGSQTGYKGEGKAPNRPDWDDYETFRRVGSAGDWAKKFGYDQLPAWNKMSTHVAYDAFWQGQALDKLLAANPSNVPTLWEQGIWDHEDMYGAIHAFEELQKTNQADKNFLLMGPWRHSGFNYNGSKLGVLEFEGDTALQARRDILLPFFNAYLKDGAPAFTPAKASFYNTGDNRWEYLNKWPLACESGCGEKLTPIYFKAGEGLGFDKPGAGSDSYVSDPAKPVPHLPRPVNFQDGRWSTYLVTDQRFVDGRTDVMTYMTAPLTAPVRVSGAPLANLFAKTTGTDGDFVVKVIDVYPDEVASKKEMGGFQLPISMDIFRGRYRNSFSKPEPIPANKVQQYKFRLPSVNHVFQPGHRIMVQVQSSQFPVYDRNPQKYVDNIFFAKPSDYQKATITLMYGGAQSSSVLLPVVPLDQSAAMAK, from the coding sequence ATGAAGACGCTGCTCGTACTGCTCGCCGGAACCGCCCTCGTCACCGCCAGCGCCGCCACTGCCCAGCAGGCGCAGCCGTTCAACGACATCCCGGCCAAGTTCACCCCGCCCGAGCAGCCCGGCGACTTCATCAAGCGCGAAGTGATGATCCCGATGCGGGACGGCGTGAAGCTCTACACCGTCCTCGTCATCCCAAAGGGCGCGAAGAACGCGCCGATCCTGTTCACCCGCACCCCCTACAACGCCGCCGGCCGCGTCAAGCGCACCGAGAGCACGACGATGCTAAGCGCGCTTCCCGAGGGCGACGAGGTATTCGTCAAGGATGGCTATATCCGCGTGTTCCAGGACATTCGCGGCAAGTACAAGTCCGAGGGCGATTACGTCATCACCCGCCCGCCGGTCGGCCCGCTCAACCCCACCAAGGTCGATCACACCACCGACGCCTGGGATTCGATCGACTGGCTGGTCAAGAACACCCCCGAGAGCAACGGCAAGGTCGGCATGCTCGGCTCGTCCTATGAGGGCTTCACGGTCGTCATGGCACTGCTCAACCCGCATCCCGCGCTCAAGGTGACCGCGCCCGAAAGCCCGATGATCGATGGCTGGATGGGCGACGACTGGTTCCATCACGGTGCGTTCCGCCTCGCAAATATCGGCTGGATCGGCAGCCAGACCGGCTACAAGGGGGAGGGCAAGGCGCCCAACCGCCCCGATTGGGACGATTACGAAACCTTCCGCCGGGTCGGCTCCGCGGGCGACTGGGCGAAGAAGTTCGGCTACGACCAGTTGCCGGCGTGGAACAAGATGTCGACCCATGTCGCCTATGACGCGTTCTGGCAGGGCCAGGCGCTAGACAAGCTGCTTGCCGCCAACCCCTCGAACGTCCCCACGTTGTGGGAGCAGGGCATCTGGGATCACGAGGACATGTACGGCGCGATCCACGCCTTCGAGGAACTCCAGAAGACCAACCAGGCCGACAAGAACTTCCTGCTGATGGGGCCGTGGCGCCATTCGGGGTTCAACTATAACGGCTCGAAGCTCGGCGTGCTCGAGTTCGAGGGCGATACGGCGCTCCAGGCGCGCCGCGACATCCTGCTGCCGTTCTTCAACGCCTATCTCAAGGACGGCGCGCCGGCCTTCACGCCGGCCAAGGCGAGCTTCTACAATACCGGTGACAATCGCTGGGAATATCTCAACAAATGGCCGCTCGCCTGCGAGAGCGGCTGCGGCGAGAAGCTGACGCCGATCTACTTCAAGGCCGGCGAGGGGCTCGGCTTCGACAAGCCCGGTGCGGGTTCGGACTCCTATGTCTCGGATCCCGCCAAGCCGGTCCCGCATCTGCCGCGCCCGGTCAATTTCCAGGACGGCCGCTGGTCAACCTACCTCGTCACCGACCAGCGCTTCGTCGACGGCCGCACCGACGTGATGACCTACATGACCGCGCCGCTGACCGCCCCGGTCCGCGTCTCGGGCGCACCGCTCGCCAACCTGTTCGCCAAGACCACGGGCACCGACGGCGACTTCGTCGTCAAGGTGATCGACGTCTATCCCGACGAGGTCGCGAGCAAGAAGGAGATGGGCGGGTTCCAGCTTCCGATCAGCATGGACATCTTCCGCGGCCGCTATCGCAACAGCTTCTCCAAGCCCGAGCCGATCCCGGCGAACAAGGTCCAGCAATACAAGTTCCGCCTGCCGAGCGTGAACCACGTCTTCCAGCCGGGGCATCGGATCATGGTCCAGGTCCAGTCGAGCCAGTTCCCGGTCTATGATCGCAACCCGCAGAAATATGTCGACAACATCTTCTTCGCCAAGCCGTCCGACTATCAGAAGGCGACGATCACGCTGATGTATGGCGGGGCGCAATCGAGCAGCGTGCTGCTGCCGGTGGTGCCGCTCGATCAAAGCGCGGCGATGGCGAAATAG
- a CDS encoding nuclear transport factor 2 family protein encodes MKYWISAFALLGLPAAAAAQSVSADEAAVRAADARFWSAFNACDAKAMDRLFTDDIEFYHDRTGLTAGRTAVVASLVSGPCGTPGLHLRREGVAGTLRYDPVPRTGAILTGEHRFYAKQGAAPEELDGQASFANVWVRQGDAWKMRRVLSYAHGPAR; translated from the coding sequence ATGAAGTACTGGATTTCGGCATTTGCCTTGTTGGGCCTGCCCGCCGCTGCCGCCGCGCAGTCGGTCTCTGCCGACGAAGCTGCCGTCCGCGCCGCCGACGCCAGATTCTGGTCCGCTTTCAATGCCTGCGACGCCAAGGCGATGGATCGGCTCTTCACTGACGATATCGAGTTCTACCATGACCGCACGGGTCTCACCGCCGGTCGCACGGCGGTGGTCGCCTCGCTGGTCAGCGGCCCCTGCGGCACGCCGGGCCTCCATCTACGCCGCGAAGGCGTCGCCGGCACGCTGCGCTACGATCCGGTGCCGCGTACCGGCGCAATCCTCACCGGCGAGCACCGTTTCTACGCGAAACAGGGCGCTGCTCCCGAAGAACTCGATGGACAGGCCAGCTTTGCAAACGTCTGGGTGCGCCAAGGCGATGCGTGGAAAATGCGCCGCGTGCTCAGCTATGCGCACGGCCCGGCGCGGTGA
- a CDS encoding M16 family metallopeptidase, whose amino-acid sequence MEFLRMQKWSLALALAATSLSAPAIAQPAPAATQKLHVDMQYFTLPNGLKVVLAKDTIAPTVTIAVYYGIGFRVEPRERTGFAHLFEHLMFQGSKHAPKGVFDKTVTNAGGINNGSTRFDFTNYYEVLPSSALDRMLWLEADRMANPVIDQAVLENQQGVVGNEVKVNVLNQPYSTWPWIDLPMLANTNWYNSHNFYGDLKEIEAATVPDAKSFFEAFYRPSNAVLVVAGDLDYAATRAAIEKYFAPISKKPAVVQPDISEPRQTAEKYKSRVDALAPKPGYAAGYHVPERLTPEWYAMGLIDQILVQGDDSRLYTKLVQQTGIAGEIGGGINGDLGNMFNYRGPMLWSFSFTHDPTHTPAQITKAVDEVIEGIRAKPVTAVELARAKTKMRSDLYGEIDGGGRVGLVDLLAVHALFDNDPQAINRIEEGFAKVTPALIQKTAQEYLRKTNRSVYVVEPGAKGAAQGGK is encoded by the coding sequence ATGGAGTTCCTTCGCATGCAGAAATGGAGCCTCGCGCTCGCGCTGGCCGCTACCAGCCTGTCGGCCCCGGCAATCGCCCAGCCGGCCCCCGCGGCGACGCAGAAGCTGCATGTCGACATGCAGTATTTCACGCTGCCCAACGGCCTGAAGGTGGTGCTCGCCAAGGATACGATCGCGCCGACGGTGACGATCGCGGTCTATTACGGCATCGGCTTTCGCGTCGAACCGCGTGAGCGCACCGGCTTCGCGCATCTGTTCGAGCATCTGATGTTCCAGGGATCGAAGCACGCGCCGAAGGGCGTTTTCGACAAGACCGTCACCAACGCCGGCGGGATCAACAACGGCTCGACCCGCTTCGATTTCACCAATTACTATGAAGTGCTGCCGTCGAGCGCGCTGGACCGCATGCTGTGGCTCGAGGCCGATCGCATGGCGAACCCGGTGATCGACCAGGCGGTGCTCGAGAACCAGCAGGGCGTCGTCGGCAACGAGGTCAAGGTCAACGTCCTCAACCAGCCCTACAGCACCTGGCCGTGGATCGACTTGCCGATGCTCGCCAACACCAATTGGTACAATAGCCACAATTTCTACGGCGACTTGAAGGAGATCGAGGCGGCGACAGTGCCCGACGCCAAGTCCTTTTTCGAGGCATTCTATCGCCCGAGCAACGCCGTCCTCGTCGTCGCCGGCGATCTCGATTATGCCGCCACTCGCGCGGCGATCGAGAAGTATTTCGCGCCGATCAGCAAGAAGCCCGCGGTGGTCCAGCCCGACATCTCCGAGCCGCGCCAGACCGCAGAGAAGTATAAGAGCCGCGTCGATGCGCTCGCACCCAAGCCGGGCTACGCCGCGGGCTATCACGTGCCCGAGCGCCTCACCCCCGAATGGTATGCGATGGGGCTGATCGACCAGATCCTGGTCCAGGGCGACGACAGCCGGCTCTACACCAAGCTCGTCCAGCAGACCGGCATCGCCGGCGAGATTGGGGGCGGGATCAACGGCGACCTCGGCAACATGTTCAACTATCGCGGGCCAATGCTGTGGAGCTTCAGCTTCACGCATGACCCGACGCACACGCCCGCGCAGATCACCAAGGCGGTGGACGAGGTGATCGAGGGCATTCGCGCCAAGCCGGTGACCGCAGTCGAACTCGCGCGCGCGAAGACCAAGATGCGATCGGACCTTTATGGCGAGATCGACGGCGGCGGGCGGGTCGGGCTGGTCGACCTGCTCGCGGTCCATGCGCTGTTCGACAACGATCCCCAGGCGATCAACCGCATCGAGGAGGGGTTCGCCAAGGTCACCCCCGCGCTGATCCAGAAGACCGCGCAGGAATATCTCCGGAAGACCAATCGCTCGGTCTATGTCGTCGAGCCCGGTGCGAAGGGCGCCGCACAGGGAGGCAAGTGA
- a CDS encoding M16 family metallopeptidase: MKRVLLASLLAIAAATPALAQDFPPPPPVGEPKPFKLPATETFSLPNGMQVTLVPYGIAPKVVVSLRVRAGNVTEGDATWLADLTAAMMKEGAAGRSAGELATTAASMGGDLNVGAGQQATQITMNVLSEFAPAAVQLIGHVAIRPDLPASELARVKANLGRQLSVALSQPGTLADVALARTIYGPNHPYGRVVPSAAQLSGYTIDQIKAFHAGQFGAKRAHLYIAGKFDAAAVKVSIAKAFGGWASGPDPLKLDAPHQAGPRVILIDRPDAPQTTLRLSFDAANAGTDADIPQRVTNSLLGGAFSSRITTNIRETKGYTYSPGSGVAFNPGDALWTFDADVTTNVTGAALTEVFKEIRRMQTEPAPEEESKGIRTYMAGLFAIQNSTSPSLVNTLATRDTLGLPGDWTDRYVPAVLAVDPAAMMASAKASYPLDKLVLVAVGDLKTVEPQLKALPELAKVPFQRVSVP, translated from the coding sequence ATGAAGCGCGTCCTGCTCGCGAGCCTGCTCGCCATCGCCGCCGCCACGCCTGCACTCGCGCAGGATTTCCCGCCGCCGCCGCCGGTGGGCGAACCCAAGCCGTTCAAGCTGCCGGCGACCGAGACCTTCAGCCTGCCCAACGGCATGCAGGTCACGCTCGTACCCTATGGCATCGCGCCCAAGGTGGTGGTGTCGCTGCGCGTCCGCGCGGGCAACGTCACCGAAGGCGACGCGACCTGGCTCGCGGACCTGACCGCGGCGATGATGAAGGAAGGCGCCGCGGGCCGCAGCGCCGGCGAGCTCGCCACCACCGCGGCGAGCATGGGCGGCGACCTCAATGTCGGCGCGGGCCAGCAGGCGACGCAGATCACGATGAACGTGCTGTCGGAGTTCGCGCCCGCCGCGGTCCAACTGATCGGCCATGTCGCGATCCGGCCCGATCTGCCGGCGAGCGAGCTCGCCCGCGTGAAGGCCAATCTCGGCCGGCAGCTCTCGGTAGCGCTGTCGCAGCCGGGAACGCTAGCGGATGTCGCGCTCGCCCGGACGATCTACGGGCCCAACCATCCCTATGGCCGCGTCGTGCCGAGCGCCGCGCAGCTTTCCGGCTACACGATCGACCAGATCAAAGCGTTTCATGCCGGCCAGTTCGGCGCGAAGCGCGCGCATCTTTACATCGCCGGCAAGTTCGATGCCGCCGCGGTCAAGGTGTCGATCGCCAAGGCATTCGGCGGCTGGGCCTCGGGTCCCGACCCGCTCAAGCTCGACGCACCCCACCAGGCGGGGCCACGGGTGATCCTGATCGACCGCCCCGATGCGCCGCAGACCACGTTGCGCCTGTCGTTCGATGCGGCGAATGCCGGCACCGATGCCGACATCCCGCAGCGCGTGACCAATTCGCTGCTCGGCGGCGCGTTCAGCTCGCGCATCACCACCAATATCCGCGAGACCAAGGGATACACTTATTCCCCAGGCTCGGGTGTCGCGTTCAACCCCGGCGATGCGCTGTGGACCTTCGATGCCGACGTGACGACCAACGTCACCGGCGCGGCGCTGACCGAAGTGTTCAAGGAAATCCGCCGGATGCAGACCGAGCCGGCTCCGGAGGAGGAGTCCAAGGGCATCCGCACCTATATGGCGGGGCTGTTCGCGATCCAGAACTCGACCTCGCCTTCGCTGGTCAACACACTGGCGACGCGCGACACGCTCGGCCTGCCCGGCGACTGGACCGATCGCTATGTGCCGGCGGTGCTCGCGGTCGATCCCGCGGCGATGATGGCTTCGGCCAAGGCGAGCTACCCGCTCGACAAGCTGGTGCTGGTGGCGGTGGGGGATCTCAAGACCGTCGAGCCCCAGCTCAAGGCGCTCCCCGAGTTGGCCAAGGTGCCGTTCCAGCGCGTGAGCGTGCCATAA
- a CDS encoding DUF808 domain-containing protein, which yields MPSGLVALLDDVAGITKLAAASLDDIGAAAGKAGSKAMGVVIDDTAVTPRYVVGLSPERELPIIFKIAMGSLRNKLFILLPAALLLSAFAPWAITPLLMLGGAFLCFEGAEKVLEALGVGGHAEAEEAPMGAAQLEQSKVSGAIRTDLILSAEIMAIALADVAEESILTQGIILAVVGIGITIGVYGVVGLIVKMDDIGLHLAQRKAAATRALGRGLVKGMPVLMRFLSIVGTAAMIWVGGGILVHGLNVLGWHAPEAIIHHASEAVAHGGGGLLGWLVTATLSGVLGLIVGGVIAFVVHQIHKLRHRH from the coding sequence ATGCCTTCCGGACTAGTAGCGCTGCTCGACGACGTCGCCGGGATCACCAAGCTCGCCGCGGCCTCTCTCGACGATATCGGCGCGGCCGCGGGCAAGGCGGGCAGCAAGGCGATGGGCGTGGTGATCGACGATACCGCGGTGACCCCGCGCTACGTCGTCGGGCTCAGCCCCGAGCGCGAATTGCCGATCATCTTCAAGATCGCGATGGGCTCGCTGCGCAACAAGCTGTTCATCCTGCTGCCCGCAGCCCTGCTGCTCAGCGCGTTCGCACCCTGGGCGATCACCCCGCTGCTGATGCTGGGCGGCGCGTTCCTGTGCTTCGAGGGCGCAGAGAAGGTGCTCGAGGCGCTGGGCGTGGGCGGCCACGCCGAAGCCGAGGAAGCGCCGATGGGTGCGGCGCAGCTCGAGCAGTCCAAGGTCAGCGGCGCGATCCGCACCGATCTGATCCTCTCGGCCGAGATCATGGCGATCGCGCTGGCGGATGTCGCGGAGGAATCGATCCTGACCCAGGGCATAATCCTCGCCGTGGTCGGCATCGGAATCACGATCGGCGTCTATGGCGTGGTCGGGCTGATCGTGAAGATGGACGATATCGGGCTGCATCTTGCCCAGCGCAAAGCCGCGGCGACGCGGGCGCTTGGCCGCGGGCTGGTGAAGGGCATGCCGGTGCTGATGAGGTTCCTCTCGATCGTCGGCACCGCGGCGATGATCTGGGTCGGCGGCGGCATCCTGGTCCACGGGCTGAACGTGCTGGGCTGGCACGCACCGGAAGCGATCATCCACCACGCCTCCGAAGCCGTCGCCCATGGCGGCGGCGGGCTCCTTGGCTGGCTGGTCACCGCGACACTGTCGGGCGTGCTGGGACTGATCGTCGGCGGCGTGATCGCCTTTGTGGTTCACCAGATCCACAAGCTGCGGCACCGCCACTAA
- the rplL gene encoding 50S ribosomal protein L7/L12 produces the protein MADLNAIVDTLSELTVLEAAELSKLLEEKWGVSAAAAVAAAPAAGGGAAAPAAEEQTEFDVILTGDGGKKINVIKEVRAITGLGLTEAKTLVESAPKAVKEGVNKDEAEKIKKQLEEAGATVEVK, from the coding sequence ATGGCTGACCTTAACGCAATCGTCGACACGCTCTCGGAGCTGACCGTTCTCGAAGCCGCCGAGCTCTCGAAGCTTCTCGAAGAGAAGTGGGGCGTCTCGGCCGCCGCAGCAGTTGCGGCCGCTCCGGCTGCCGGCGGCGGCGCCGCTGCTCCGGCTGCTGAAGAGCAGACCGAGTTCGACGTGATCCTCACCGGCGACGGTGGCAAGAAGATCAACGTCATCAAGGAAGTCCGCGCGATCACCGGCCTGGGCCTGACCGAAGCGAAGACCCTCGTTGAATCGGCTCCCAAGGCCGTCAAGGAAGGCGTCAACAAGGACGAAGCCGAGAAGATCAAGAAGCAGCTCGAAGAAGCCGGCGCGACCGTCGAGGTCAAGTAA
- the rplJ gene encoding 50S ribosomal protein L10 — protein sequence MDRSQKADAVAELNRTFNEVGVVVVTRNLGMTVKQSTDLRNKMRAAGASYKVSKNKLAKIAAEGTDYSVIADLLTGPTALATSTDPVAAAKIAVEFAKTNDKLEIVGGAMGAQLLDAEGVKALATMPSLDELRAKIVGLIVAPATKLATITQAPAAQIARVLSAHAEKEAA from the coding sequence ATGGATCGTTCCCAGAAGGCTGATGCCGTTGCCGAGCTGAATCGCACCTTCAACGAGGTCGGCGTGGTGGTTGTCACCCGCAATCTCGGGATGACCGTCAAGCAATCGACGGACCTCCGCAACAAGATGCGCGCAGCCGGTGCGAGCTATAAGGTCTCGAAGAACAAGCTTGCCAAGATTGCCGCAGAGGGCACCGATTATTCGGTGATCGCGGACCTGCTCACGGGTCCGACGGCGCTCGCCACCTCCACCGATCCCGTGGCTGCGGCCAAGATCGCGGTGGAATTCGCCAAGACGAACGACAAGCTCGAGATCGTCGGCGGAGCCATGGGCGCGCAGCTGCTCGATGCGGAGGGCGTGAAGGCGCTCGCGACGATGCCGTCGCTGGATGAGCTGCGTGCGAAGATCGTGGGGCTCATCGTTGCCCCCGCGACCAAGCTCGCGACCATCACCCAGGCGCCGGCCGCGCAGATCGCGCGCGTCCTTTCGGCACATGCGGAGAAGGAAGCCGCCTAA
- a CDS encoding pectate lyase family protein, whose translation MLNRRGFLGAALATGPAPLLAREAPATGWTRTRGGDGGRVLRVTSLAAEGPGTLREALMASGPRRIVFAVGGVIDLARNSLSIREPFVTIDGASAPAPGITLIRGGIGVSTHDVVIRHIRVRAGADGAAQKSGWEVDGLSTSAAHDVIVDHCSFAWATDENLSASGPRFAGGDRVEAWRQHTSRRISFTQNIVAEGLSHSSHAKGEHSKGSLIHDNVTQVLIAGNLYAHNYERNQLFKGGAHALTANNLIYDPGNRCMHYALNEEEWIGHPWTVGRLAVVGNVVRGGASTRPDLPFLILEGQGDLELFERDNLYTLADGRPMARLGVISNRTPKVTSLPRAPFWPEGFKGRPAREVEAWVLAEAGARPWDRDAVDRRIVAQVRSGTGRVIDDEREVGGYPLAM comes from the coding sequence ATGCTGAATCGGCGGGGATTCCTGGGCGCGGCGTTGGCCACCGGACCCGCCCCGCTGCTCGCCCGCGAGGCGCCGGCGACCGGCTGGACCAGGACGCGCGGCGGCGATGGCGGGCGGGTGCTGCGGGTAACCAGCCTCGCCGCCGAGGGGCCCGGCACGCTGCGCGAAGCACTCATGGCGAGCGGCCCGCGGCGGATCGTGTTCGCGGTCGGCGGCGTGATCGACCTGGCCCGGAATAGCCTGTCGATCCGCGAACCCTTCGTGACGATCGACGGAGCGAGCGCGCCCGCCCCTGGAATCACGCTGATCCGCGGCGGGATCGGCGTCTCGACCCACGACGTGGTGATCCGCCATATCCGGGTGCGCGCCGGCGCGGACGGGGCAGCACAGAAGAGCGGTTGGGAAGTCGACGGCCTCTCGACCAGCGCGGCGCACGACGTGATCGTCGATCATTGCTCGTTCGCCTGGGCAACCGACGAGAACCTCTCCGCCTCGGGCCCGCGCTTCGCCGGCGGCGACCGCGTCGAGGCGTGGCGCCAGCACACGTCGCGGCGGATCAGCTTCACCCAGAACATCGTCGCCGAGGGGTTGTCGCATTCGAGCCACGCAAAGGGCGAGCATTCGAAGGGATCGCTGATCCACGACAATGTCACCCAGGTGCTGATCGCGGGCAATCTCTACGCGCACAATTACGAGCGCAACCAGCTCTTCAAGGGCGGCGCGCACGCGCTCACCGCCAACAATTTGATCTACGACCCCGGCAATCGCTGCATGCACTATGCGCTCAACGAAGAGGAATGGATCGGACACCCCTGGACCGTCGGGCGGCTGGCGGTCGTCGGCAATGTCGTGCGCGGCGGCGCGTCGACCCGCCCCGACCTGCCCTTCCTGATCCTCGAGGGCCAGGGCGACCTGGAATTGTTTGAGCGCGACAATCTTTACACCCTCGCCGACGGCCGCCCGATGGCGCGGCTGGGCGTGATCTCGAACCGCACGCCCAAGGTCACCTCCCTCCCCCGCGCGCCCTTCTGGCCCGAAGGCTTCAAGGGACGGCCGGCGCGCGAGGTCGAGGCCTGGGTGCTCGCCGAAGCCGGTGCCCGCCCCTGGGACCGCGATGCCGTGGACAGGCGCATCGTCGCGCAGGTGCGCAGCGGTACGGGCCGGGTGATCGACGACGAGCGGGAGGTCGGCGGGTATCCGCTTGCAATGTAG
- a CDS encoding L,D-transpeptidase family protein has translation MTIRTVVRGALMLLIALLALPTAAFAAPAAKGPIVLAILTPDTPLEEGEYLWEPERATTGKLEIVADIARDTLYVYRGGVEIGRTILIYGIDEKPTPIGTFPILQKKKDHISNIYNAPMPYMQRLTWGGVALHGSGETVDNRYATHGCIGMPDEFAALLFGATKLGDRVTVTRNWLPQFYGA, from the coding sequence ATGACGATTCGAACCGTAGTCCGCGGCGCGCTCATGCTCCTCATCGCTTTGCTGGCGCTGCCGACCGCCGCCTTCGCCGCACCCGCCGCCAAGGGCCCGATCGTGCTCGCCATCCTCACGCCGGATACGCCGCTCGAGGAAGGCGAGTATCTGTGGGAGCCCGAGCGCGCGACGACCGGCAAGCTCGAGATCGTCGCCGACATCGCGCGCGACACGCTCTACGTCTATCGCGGCGGCGTCGAGATCGGCCGCACGATCCTGATCTACGGCATCGACGAGAAGCCGACCCCGATCGGCACCTTCCCGATCCTCCAGAAGAAGAAGGATCACATCTCGAACATCTACAACGCCCCGATGCCATACATGCAGCGGCTGACCTGGGGCGGCGTCGCGCTCCACGGCAGCGGCGAGACGGTCGACAATCGCTACGCCACCCATGGCTGCATCGGCATGCCCGACGAGTTCGCGGCCTTGCTGTTCGGCGCGACCAAGCTCGGCGACCGCGTCACCGTGACGCGCAACTGGCTGCCGCAATTCTACGGCGCCTGA
- a CDS encoding DUF1206 domain-containing protein, which produces MRSRAAGSRITDKSHRAATLIARLGFAARGLVYLLVGWFALDAARRGNAPADNQEAMGSLLHQPLGQVLLGIVTLGLLGYALWRFSEAVFDPERRGTSAGAIVERIGFGWSALVHTTLAVYAGRLALRLARPETRPGDERAQDWSGWLMEQPGGVWLLGGIGLLLIGGAGAQAWKAWRNKFASELSGDVPLPRYVCMAGQIGYAARALVFALVGWALLAAAWHARAQEAGGMSQALRTLRDGPFGSLLLAIVAAGLMLFGVYSFIEARFRRVRVGK; this is translated from the coding sequence ATGCGCAGTCGCGCCGCGGGAAGCCGCATCACGGACAAGTCGCATCGTGCCGCCACGCTGATCGCGCGGCTGGGCTTCGCCGCGCGCGGGCTCGTCTATCTCCTCGTCGGCTGGTTCGCGCTCGACGCGGCACGGCGCGGCAATGCGCCTGCGGACAACCAGGAAGCGATGGGCTCGCTGCTCCACCAGCCGCTCGGGCAGGTGCTGCTCGGCATCGTCACGCTCGGGTTGCTCGGATACGCGCTGTGGCGGTTCAGCGAGGCGGTGTTCGATCCCGAGCGCCGTGGCACCTCGGCCGGTGCGATCGTCGAGCGTATCGGCTTTGGCTGGAGCGCGTTGGTCCATACGACGCTGGCCGTCTATGCCGGCCGCCTGGCGCTGCGCCTGGCGCGGCCCGAGACCCGTCCGGGCGACGAGCGCGCGCAGGACTGGTCGGGCTGGCTGATGGAGCAGCCCGGCGGGGTCTGGCTGCTCGGCGGGATCGGCCTGCTGCTGATCGGCGGTGCCGGCGCGCAGGCGTGGAAGGCCTGGCGCAACAAGTTCGCGAGCGAACTCAGCGGCGACGTGCCGCTGCCGCGCTATGTCTGCATGGCCGGGCAGATCGGCTATGCTGCCCGCGCGCTGGTATTCGCGCTGGTCGGCTGGGCATTGCTCGCCGCTGCCTGGCACGCGCGTGCGCAGGAAGCAGGCGGCATGAGCCAGGCACTGCGGACGCTGCGCGACGGGCCGTTCGGATCGCTGCTGCTCGCGATCGTGGCGGCGGGGCTGATGTTGTTCGGAGTCTACAGCTTCATCGAGGCGCGATTCCGCCGGGTACGCGTCGGGAAATAG
- a CDS encoding PilZ domain-containing protein, with protein sequence MTRTPSESSPGGSSGQPTPRPQRKNLMLSASIGCGSTQAAVRIRNLSETGAMLDGAVLPDPGTRMVLRRAEIEIGATVIWREGGRCGVHFDTVAASVDEWVTGKRPATFNGAQGQARVDAIQSAVRSGAALIAEPASTTPKPSDRALDQRLSEEIVHVQRLIDTLGEALVEDPEMLQRHMRVLQNLDRASQILEHLGTVLAADDRAAAAQGVAMQDLRERLLRDL encoded by the coding sequence GTGACTCGCACACCCTCTGAAAGCTCGCCCGGGGGCAGTTCGGGCCAGCCGACACCGCGCCCGCAGCGCAAGAACCTGATGCTGTCGGCGTCGATCGGGTGCGGCAGCACACAGGCTGCAGTGCGGATCCGCAACCTCTCCGAAACCGGTGCGATGCTGGATGGCGCAGTACTACCCGACCCCGGCACGCGGATGGTGCTGCGTCGTGCCGAGATCGAAATTGGCGCGACGGTGATCTGGCGTGAGGGCGGGCGCTGCGGGGTGCATTTCGACACCGTCGCCGCATCGGTCGACGAATGGGTCACGGGCAAGCGGCCGGCCACCTTCAACGGCGCGCAGGGCCAGGCGCGGGTCGACGCGATCCAGAGCGCGGTGCGCAGCGGCGCTGCGTTGATCGCCGAGCCGGCGTCGACGACGCCGAAGCCTTCAGACCGCGCGCTCGACCAGCGCCTGTCGGAGGAGATCGTCCACGTCCAGCGGCTGATCGATACGCTCGGCGAGGCGCTGGTCGAGGATCCCGAGATGCTCCAGCGCCATATGCGGGTGCTGCAGAACCTCGATCGCGCGAGCCAGATCCTCGAGCACCTCGGTACGGTGCTGGCTGCGGACGACCGCGCCGCCGCAGCGCAGGGCGTCGCGATGCAGGATCTGCGCGAACGGCTGCTGCGCGACCTGTAA